Part of the Equus asinus isolate D_3611 breed Donkey chromosome 11, EquAss-T2T_v2, whole genome shotgun sequence genome is shown below.
gaatcaCCTTTAACAGCCATAGTTCTAACAACAGTCTCTTCAAGGCCATCCAGACTTTTTCTATCAAGTGCCTTAAAACTTTCCAATCTCCATCCATTacccaattccaaagccactcgcacatttttaggtatttcttATAGCAGCACTCCACTCCCCAGTAGTAAATCTGTATTAGATTCCCAgcgctgccataacaaagtaccacaaactgggtgccttaaaacaacagaaatctattctctctcggttctggaggcagaagtccaagatcaaggtgtcagcaaggccatcctctctctgaaggctctagcaGAGgatccttctttcctcttctagcttctggtggctgccgaCAACCTTTCACCttctttggcttgtagacgccatcactccaatctctgtctctgtcttcatacggcattctctcctctgtgtctgcGACTCCACATGGAGCTCTCTTTGTGCATCTGTCTAAATTTCCCttgtcttataaggacatcagtcattaACCCATTATGATCTCATCCTAATTTGATTCCACATGAAAATACACTATtgccaaataaggccacattcccAGGTATCAGACTTGAGCATATCTTTTTTGGGGTGGACACAATTTTACCCACAacacaaagaaaattctaaacACAGTTGGAGACTTCTGGGAAAAGACAACATGGTCCATGACAGTAGCAATTTTTGTGATCTGAACATATGCTAAGCTCCTGGTCTTCAGAATTCCTCCTGATGGTGATAGAAGCTAGTTTAATAATGTTTAGGATCTTTCAGATAACTTCATCATTAACCATTTTCTAAACGAAtgcatctttatatatttagagtttactaaaaaaaaatctctacctTGAGTGCTTCAGTGGCCTTGCGAAGTTCCTTAATAACTGATGATAAAGCTTCTGGGTTAATTCCTTGTTCACAAAGCCGTACACAAATAGACAGAGTTTCCATATCTAAGCCAGTATTCAAAATTCTTGAAATCTCcagcaaaactgaaaaaaagacagagaattttaaaaacaaaatcttaccttttaaaatatgcaCATAATACTTTTGTTTTTAGTTCATGTAATACTGCACAATACCAAAAGAACTAGCATAGCATTGCTGGATGTGGAAACTGGCATGTAATACTGTCTTGCCCTTACTTAGCTCTAGAAACTTACAAATAAACTTACAACCTCCTTCCTCATAACTGCTGTTTACATCTTGGTTTATATTCTACCTCTCCTTTaatatctttctaaaattcatgtaTCATAATCAAGATTATCCTGaacatttccttactttttagtATTCTTTTACCACGCAATTTCATTAGTCACATAACATTCCACTTAAGGAAACACCAcacatcacttaacctctctactATTTTAACGGTTGGGTGGGTCTTATGTTTCCATTAAAATAATGTGATAAGCATCTGTACATACTAAATTTtattaggataaattcctagaagtggaactgCTCAATCAGTAATATGCATATTTAAGGTCTTAAAAGTTTTTAGAAACTTCTACAATTCGACAGAGTAATCATGTTTGTTGAATCTAAGTATAAAAATGAAAGCTTATATTTTTTAACCTCATTTttatagtatttcattttattacagTTTATAAAAGCATTTGTCTTTGACATGAGAAGCACTAGCATAGACAAGCACAGGATGTAAATACATCGCTCCATTACACTTTGTTTTACGGTGGCTGTTTCCCAGAATGTGTTTAGAATTTTTAAGTGAATGGTCAAcatgttttctgttgtttcctgCATCATTTTCCCTCGGCATCATGCCTAGAAAGTTATTCCCCATGCAAAGATTATATAATTATTCACTAGTATTCTCTTCCagcattttaaagtttattttcccCCCtccataaacatttaaatatttaactctCTGGAGTTTGGGTGGAAGATAGAATCTCTAACTTTTCCTTCCAGAATGTCAGTTGCCCTAATACTATTTATTGGATAATCTTTCCTTTTACAGCTCAATTAAGATGTCAactttatcatatattaaattccCATATACCTATGGATTTGTTACATGTCTATCTTTTGTCAGAGAAACAATTTTAATTACTAACTTTATATTGTATGTAGTAGGTTAAAGATACTTTTGTTAACTTTCATTATCAAAAGCCCTTTTATTCTCTAGGTGAACTTAAAAATTTTGATGGATTCCAAAAACAAATTCCATTTCAATTCTGATTTGAATTGCATGAAAACTACATATTATTTTGGAACAAACGGACAagttaacaatattaagtcttccattAATTTAAGTCTAAGTCCTTCTGAAAACTTAATATTTATGATGATCATGAGATGGGCCCTTcccattttttcatttcagacaCTCACTTGCATTTCTAGAAGTTCAGTTTGAGTCTTCTTAAAAACGTATTCCATGTCAACTTTTTGCACAGATGGAGTACAGTTCCAATGTATTTGTCTGCTAATCCTAATGTCTGTGTCAATTTTAGGTCTGTTTCAACTCACTGAATTTTTCTCATCATGGGTTGTATTCTCCTGCTTTGCATACCTAATAAGTTTTTATTGGATGCCAAACATTGTGAACTTTATcttgttgggtgctggatatttttgtatttctgtacagATTCTTGAGCTTTGTAATGAGAAGTAGTTATCTGGAAACAATTTGATCCTTTCAGGTCTTTGAAGATTTATTAGCAAGGACCAGAGCCTTGTTTAGTGCAGGGCTAATTATTCCCCATCACTCAACTAAGATCTTCTTGCGTACTCTACCCAATGTCTCGTGAACAAGGTTTTCCATTCTGGCTGGTAGATACAGGCAGTATTCTCAGTCCTGCGTGAGAATGGTGTACTGTTCCCTCTAATCCTTTCAAATGGTTCTTTCTCTAGCTTGGCCGGTACTTTCCTCGCACACATGTGCTAATCAATGCTCTGCTGAATACCTGAGGGGGACCCTTCTGCAGATTTCCAAAATTCTCTCTCGATGCAGCTCCTTCTTCTCAGATACTCTGTCTTTGAAACTACCTTCCTTTGTCCCCCTGGACTCTAAGCTCCTTCTGCTCAAATCAGGGTCTCCACCAGGTTCTGCCTGGgttcccctctccccccactgCATTGTGGCCTGGAAACTCTCCGAAGGCAGCAAGCTGGGGCAAGTaccatttgtttcctgtctctagGGATCACTGTCCTTCGTTGCCTGAagtccagtgtcttgaaaacccTTGTTCTGCATGTTTTGCctgggttggtttgtttgtttcaggtaggagggtaAATCCCATCCCTCTTATTCCATCTTGGCTGAAAGCTGACAAtccttctcattttcatttcttcagttTTGCTATTCCAACATACTACTACTTTGCTCCTTACTTATATGCAGGCTGTTATTCATGTTATCTGCTGAGTTTGTTTCAATAACTCTATTTTAAGATTTCTAATTTCCCACCATAATCATCTGTTTATTTCATaggtaaatgtttgtttttaacccCTTCTTATTTTGTGGTGTTCTTTTGCCTTTATCTATTTCAGACTACATTCTTATCTTAACCTATTTTtgagatttctgtttctttaagtgTGAGCAAACAGCAAAAGAGAGCAGTTAAGAGTGTGCTCTCTAGAGccagactacctgggttcaaattccacttTCATTATTTAGTAGGCAATGTAACCTCCCTGTGCTTTTATTTCAccattctgtaaaatggggatgacaacaGTACTTATTTtataggttgttgtgaggattaaaggacaCACTTAGAATGATGTTTAGCATATGGCAGTACTCAGTAAAATAATTAGCTATTACTACTactttctctctcattcatttttcatgttagctattttttgggttttttttgaggaagatcagccctgagctaacatcagctaccaatccttctttctgctgaggaagactggccctgagctaacatccgtgcccatcttcctctactttatatgtgggacgcctgccacagcatggcttcatgcgcagtgccatctccacacctgggatctgaaccagcagaccctgggccgccaaagcagaacatgcgaacttaacactgtgccaccggcctggcccctaTGTTTTTTAATCTACTTTAGGTGCTTTGTGATTTTTGGCTGAAAGCTGATATTCCACAGGGGATTTTTCTTGGATGTCCTGCATCAGTGATGTGTTCTTGGATGCAAAGTCTCACACTGGCCTCAATCTTCTGGATCATCCTGGCTCCAGACCCACAAGAGACATGCACGGTGCTTCTCCATCCCTGACTGTGGCAGATGGCACATTTCTGGCCCCAGCTTCACTGAGACGGGGCAGCACGCTTCATCAGGTGTCACCCCCTATCCCCTGCTGTGGTTCCCATCTGCTCCTTTCTTTAGGGGAaacctcattctctctcttcaatgGAGACTACCCTTTCTTGTTTTTGAACATCGCTATATTGATAATTGTATTTTAGTATTATTTCCTGTCATTTTTATATGCTTGGAATAACAATTTTCAGCAAGTGCTTACTCATCATCAATTTTGAtagttcaatttctttaatttttagttCTGTTTCCATAAATGGCCTTCTACCTCACTCTTGCATATTCTAAGTGGTTAGTGCTGATACTCTAGgatattactttttgttttgtagcCAGCCACCTTAATGTATTCTACTGAAGCCTCGAACAATTTTTCAGTGGATTCTCTTGTGTTTTCCAGTCAGATAATCATTTTACCTACAAATAAGTTTTATGTCCTTTTCAatagtctctttctcttctcctgtgcTATTTGCTAAACCTTTCATATCAATGTTTAAAACAAAGCAGTAAAAGCAggtatttccaattttatttagaatgtaTTTAACATTAATGTTATGGATGACTTTGGTTTCATATAGTTATCCTTTAGCATGTTAAAAATGTACTGTTTTCTTTTGCTAAgactttaaaatcaggaaaaaatgttcaatacCTGTTCATCAACCACTGGATGACCAGCTAGCTTTCCTCCTTTGACCTAGTGAGGTAATGCGTTATGCTGACAGACCATCTTCACAGCTGAAGAACACTGAGCTGAGGAAATTCCTACTTTTACAGCAAACAGTTAGCAAGCCTACTCTCTATGTGGAGGCAGATGTTACCTCATCTCTCACTGTCGCTCACTGTAAACACAACCGTGAGAAACAGCAGGCGGAAGGAGCAGTCAGGGCCTTGCATTCTTGGCATTCAGAACAAGAATGTGCAGGTATGCTCGGGGCTCATGGCAGACTGCGTCTCTCAAGAGTGACACCGCACAACTTCTGAGGCTAGGTTTAAAAAGGCTATAATACAGCTTCTTCTGGCTCTCTCTTGAGACACTCTCCCTTGGAGCCCAGCCTCCAACTGTGAGGAAGCCCACATATTCCAGACAACAGCTCCTGCTGAGGGCCCAGCAAAGAGCCAGCATCAACTGGTACATAGGTGAGTGAGGAAGCTTTGAGATGACTCCAGCTCAGCACTAAATGCAACACGTGGACACCCTTAGAGAGGACTACATAGATGAGCCTGATCGACACCCAGAACTGTGCAAGGGAAGtaatttttgtagttttatgtCACTAagtttggggtcatttgttatgcagcaacagataaccAGCCCATATTCTGATCCGATTCCAACTCTCTAGCATTACCACCATTGATTGTCACCATCGCTATTAACCGTTCCTGACAAATTCTCCTCTCTCCAGTCTTCTCCTCATGGTAGAGCCCTATCTGTAAATGATGCCTTTGTTCATGCTTTTctcctctgccttttctctcccctccatATAATTCCATGCCGTCTTTCAGGTCCACCTAGT
Proteins encoded:
- the MZT1 gene encoding mitotic-spindle organizing protein 1, producing MASSSGGGAAAGAAAANLNAVRETMDVLLEISRILNTGLDMETLSICVRLCEQGINPEALSSVIKELRKATEALKAAENMTS